In Streptomyces longhuiensis, the following proteins share a genomic window:
- a CDS encoding site-specific integrase: MTRNDVLTYIRTLHGHQRHDQLVALRSLFTCAKRNGLIFRNPTSRIKVGQYEYAVLQPLVPEQVDRLVATAATPATRLILAFVAVHAARVAQIASRMLDDVDLGNRRLTIAGRVRPLDDLTRKLLLDWLEHRRRRWPNTAHLRLLINNQTAAKTSRASNHWISAAMRGQDATRERLRVDRQREEALTHGPDPFRLAEVFGLDQKTAMRYADSARQLLLASPRAPSRRNCQ; encoded by the coding sequence GTGACCCGCAATGATGTCCTCACCTACATCAGGACACTGCATGGCCACCAGCGCCACGACCAACTCGTAGCCCTGCGCTCGCTGTTCACCTGCGCCAAGCGGAACGGGCTGATCTTCCGCAACCCCACCAGCCGGATCAAGGTCGGGCAATACGAGTACGCCGTGCTGCAACCGCTCGTCCCCGAGCAGGTCGATCGCTTAGTCGCGACGGCCGCCACCCCGGCGACGAGGCTCATCCTCGCCTTCGTGGCGGTCCACGCCGCCCGGGTCGCCCAGATCGCCAGCCGCATGCTCGACGACGTCGACCTCGGCAACCGTCGGCTGACCATCGCCGGGCGTGTTCGACCACTTGACGATCTCACCCGGAAACTGCTGCTGGACTGGCTGGAGCACCGGCGCCGCCGGTGGCCGAACACCGCGCACCTTCGCCTACTGATCAACAACCAGACCGCTGCCAAGACCAGCCGCGCCAGCAACCACTGGATCAGTGCCGCGATGCGCGGGCAGGACGCGACACGGGAGCGGCTCCGGGTTGACCGGCAGCGCGAAGAGGCCCTGACCCACGGGCCCGATCCCTTCCGCCTTGCCGAGGTGTTCGGACTCGATCAGAAGACCGCGATGCGTTACGCCGACTCGGCCCGTCAGCTGCTTCTGGCCTCGCCCCGTGCGCCCTCCCGGCGGAACTGTCAGTGA
- a CDS encoding HEAT repeat domain-containing protein, with protein sequence MALDAVEAIRQLQDRSSAKRRSAAKRLRKLGDSDAGAALLEALKNEVRDSRTWETQYQMTMALGTCGSPSDLPYLRDLVLQRDTLHAVHTAGGDAIVRLSYMEHSHTEAIRWCMSTGNETLVDGALQAVAMLRLALDQETVTDVLDFIEARSPQDGIYFWPAVAAAGWTGQRAHDFLTSCISSPRSDVAEAATNSLAGNYGTHRPL encoded by the coding sequence GTGGCTCTCGACGCCGTTGAAGCGATCCGCCAGCTTCAAGACCGGAGTTCCGCCAAGCGCCGCTCGGCCGCGAAGCGACTTCGGAAACTGGGCGACTCAGATGCCGGTGCTGCCCTGCTCGAAGCCCTGAAGAATGAGGTGAGGGATTCGCGGACCTGGGAAACCCAGTACCAGATGACGATGGCGCTCGGTACGTGCGGCTCCCCGTCCGACCTTCCCTACCTGCGAGATCTCGTCCTTCAGCGCGACACTCTCCATGCGGTTCACACGGCCGGGGGCGACGCCATTGTCCGGCTGAGCTACATGGAGCACTCCCACACTGAGGCGATTCGCTGGTGCATGAGTACCGGCAACGAGACTCTTGTGGACGGAGCGTTGCAGGCCGTGGCCATGCTCCGGCTTGCCCTGGATCAGGAAACAGTGACCGACGTCCTCGACTTCATCGAAGCTAGGTCCCCACAGGATGGGATCTACTTCTGGCCCGCTGTTGCCGCGGCCGGCTGGACGGGGCAGCGAGCGCACGACTTCCTCACCTCATGCATCTCCAGCCCCCGATCCGATGTCGCCGAAGCCGCCACGAACTCCCTTGCCGGGAACTACGGCACCCACCGACCCTTGTAA
- a CDS encoding RNA polymerase sigma-70 factor: MTKDPFIAHRSLLFTVAYEMLGSAADAEDVLQESWLRWAGIDQSRVTDARAYLVRTVTRQALNRLRTLARSREDYVGEWLPEPLLTSPDVAEDVELAESVSIAMLTVLETLGPTERAVFVLREVFELPYGEIAEAIGKSAAAVRQIARRSREHVAARRPRVQVSRSEQQAVVDRFLLALRTGQLQELVDVMAPDVVLIADGGGLAAAALTPIHGVELVAKVLARTNRAEAVAFATTAVWLNGAPAGRIEIDGELATAVSLVVENGQVTRIYLVRNPRKLTRLDEPAELAR, encoded by the coding sequence ATGACCAAGGACCCGTTCATCGCCCATCGCAGCCTGCTGTTCACGGTCGCCTACGAGATGCTCGGCTCCGCGGCCGACGCGGAGGACGTACTGCAGGAGTCCTGGCTGCGATGGGCCGGGATCGACCAGTCGCGAGTGACCGACGCGCGGGCGTACCTCGTCAGGACCGTCACACGGCAGGCACTCAACCGGCTGCGGACGCTGGCACGCAGCCGCGAGGACTATGTCGGCGAGTGGCTGCCGGAACCATTGCTGACCAGCCCTGACGTCGCCGAGGACGTAGAGCTCGCGGAGAGCGTCTCGATCGCGATGCTGACCGTCCTTGAAACACTCGGGCCGACGGAGCGAGCCGTGTTCGTGCTCCGCGAGGTCTTCGAGCTGCCATACGGCGAGATTGCCGAGGCCATCGGGAAGTCCGCGGCCGCGGTGCGGCAGATCGCGCGGCGATCACGCGAGCATGTGGCGGCCCGGCGGCCGCGAGTGCAAGTGAGCAGGTCGGAGCAGCAGGCCGTGGTGGACCGGTTCCTGCTCGCGTTGCGCACCGGGCAGCTGCAGGAGCTGGTGGACGTCATGGCGCCGGACGTCGTCTTGATCGCCGATGGTGGCGGGCTTGCGGCCGCCGCTCTGACTCCGATCCACGGGGTCGAGCTCGTGGCGAAGGTCCTCGCGCGCACGAACCGGGCGGAAGCGGTCGCGTTCGCGACGACGGCCGTGTGGCTCAACGGCGCACCTGCAGGCCGGATCGAGATCGACGGCGAGCTGGCCACGGCGGTAAGCCTCGTGGTGGAGAACGGGCAGGTCACCCGGATCTACTTGGTGAGAAACCCGCGGAAGCTGACGAGACTAGACGAACCGGCTGAACTCGCCAGGTAA
- a CDS encoding carboxymuconolactone decarboxylase family protein, with the protein MALRVPKAELPAELRENLMKQLGSVPEPNEVLWNNPKLAEANQEFAAQVGTWDAADASLKTFAHMAVAAQVGCSWCLDINYFAAQNQNLDLAKASQVPRWRESEVFTPLEREVLEYAEAMTNTPTTVTDELSAALLGRLGPAALVELTVFIGFANLAARCNTAHGITSQGYSDTCEIPLAARPETSDVASAT; encoded by the coding sequence ATGGCGCTACGCGTTCCGAAGGCCGAGCTCCCCGCCGAGCTCCGCGAGAACCTGATGAAGCAGCTCGGCTCCGTGCCCGAGCCCAACGAGGTGCTGTGGAACAACCCCAAGCTCGCCGAGGCCAACCAGGAGTTCGCGGCCCAAGTGGGCACCTGGGATGCGGCTGACGCGAGCCTGAAGACGTTCGCGCACATGGCTGTCGCGGCACAGGTCGGCTGCAGCTGGTGCCTCGACATCAACTACTTCGCGGCACAGAACCAGAACCTGGACCTGGCCAAGGCGAGCCAGGTACCGCGCTGGCGGGAGTCGGAGGTGTTCACGCCGTTGGAGCGGGAGGTGTTGGAGTACGCCGAGGCCATGACGAACACACCGACGACCGTCACCGATGAGTTGTCGGCAGCCCTGCTCGGCCGCCTCGGCCCGGCGGCGCTGGTCGAGCTCACCGTGTTCATCGGCTTCGCCAACCTGGCAGCCAGGTGCAACACGGCCCACGGGATCACCTCACAGGGCTACTCCGATACCTGCGAGATCCCGCTGGCTGCGCGTCCTGAGACGTCCGACGTAGCGTCGGCCACATGA
- a CDS encoding ricin-type beta-trefoil lectin domain protein, with translation MTWTSKWRSALFAALVALLLGAVTGWGAPRAHAATSTAITVDGTQPGRTFDGIGAISGGGGNSRLLIDYPEPQRSRILDYLFKPGYGASLQFLKLEVGGDTNSTDGAEPSHMHTRDKVDCDAGYEWWLAEQAKARNPHIKFQALSWGAPGWIGNGDFWSQDTIDYLMSWFGCAKKHGLTIDYVGGWNERGSDADWFKKLKSTLVAKGYRTKVVADESFGWDIADAMAKDRELKDAVDVIGSHYPCGYQSAFTSCPSSDVAQSLDKPLWASENGSLDTDGGAEAVARGINRDYIDGRMTAFVNWPVIASLYPNLSFSTDGMSIANQPWSGAYHIGATTWVTAHTAQFTRPGWRYIDSASGYLGADRSNGSYVSLKSRDGDDYSTVIETMDATAEQTVNLTVRGGLATARVHVWSTDVKSSATDDDFVRGADITPVDGSYSLTLKPGHLYTLTTTRGQSKGTATSPAEAALKLPYSDTFDKRAASKSPRYFTDMNGAFETTACAGHRSGTCLRQMAPTSPIRWTDEPYNAPYTFMGEGSWTNYTVTADALFSEKGTVELLGRVGQQGRNNNGLNAYHLRVSNDGTWSIDKSDTTWKFTRLAGGRTSTLGLNKWHTVAFTLQDTKLTASVDGKELGSVTDYSFSSGRAGLGVTGYQTQQFDNFALTPGAPSRQHLGPVTSGLTGTCLAAENGSDADGTRALAGTCDGSAGQQWWWGNGQLRLGSSTGRCLDVTGAGTDNGSPAELWACNGGGNQQWVPQADGTLQGQASGRCLAVPGSDATQQLVIQDCDGTAANQRWTLP, from the coding sequence ATGACCTGGACAAGTAAGTGGAGATCGGCGCTGTTCGCCGCGCTTGTGGCACTGCTCCTCGGTGCCGTGACGGGCTGGGGCGCACCGCGCGCCCATGCGGCCACCAGCACGGCCATCACTGTCGACGGCACACAGCCCGGCCGCACCTTCGACGGCATCGGCGCGATCAGCGGAGGCGGCGGGAACTCGCGGTTGCTGATCGACTATCCCGAGCCGCAGCGCAGCCGGATCCTCGACTACCTCTTCAAGCCCGGCTACGGCGCGTCCCTGCAGTTCCTCAAGCTGGAAGTGGGCGGCGACACCAACTCCACCGACGGCGCCGAGCCCAGCCACATGCACACCCGCGACAAGGTGGACTGCGACGCGGGCTACGAGTGGTGGCTCGCCGAACAGGCAAAGGCGCGCAACCCCCACATCAAGTTCCAGGCCCTGTCCTGGGGAGCACCGGGGTGGATCGGCAACGGCGACTTTTGGTCGCAGGACACGATCGACTATCTGATGTCCTGGTTCGGCTGCGCGAAGAAGCACGGCCTGACCATCGACTACGTGGGCGGCTGGAACGAGCGGGGCTCGGACGCCGACTGGTTCAAGAAGCTCAAGTCGACGCTCGTGGCGAAGGGTTACCGCACCAAGGTCGTCGCGGACGAGAGCTTCGGCTGGGACATCGCCGACGCGATGGCCAAGGATAGAGAGCTCAAGGACGCCGTCGACGTCATCGGATCGCACTACCCCTGCGGCTATCAGAGCGCCTTCACCTCATGCCCTTCCAGCGACGTGGCCCAGTCCCTGGACAAGCCGCTGTGGGCCAGTGAGAACGGGTCGCTCGACACCGACGGCGGAGCCGAGGCCGTGGCCCGCGGGATCAACCGCGACTACATCGACGGCAGGATGACGGCGTTCGTCAACTGGCCGGTGATCGCCTCGCTCTACCCGAACCTCTCCTTCTCCACGGACGGCATGTCGATCGCCAACCAGCCCTGGTCCGGCGCCTACCACATCGGAGCGACGACCTGGGTGACCGCGCACACCGCGCAGTTCACCCGGCCCGGCTGGCGCTACATCGACTCGGCGAGCGGCTATCTCGGCGCAGACCGCTCCAACGGCAGTTACGTGTCGCTGAAGTCGCGTGACGGTGACGACTACTCCACCGTCATCGAGACGATGGACGCCACCGCTGAGCAGACCGTCAACCTCACTGTGCGGGGCGGGCTTGCGACTGCAAGGGTCCACGTCTGGTCCACCGACGTGAAGTCGTCCGCCACAGATGACGACTTCGTCCGGGGCGCGGACATCACGCCCGTGGACGGTTCGTACTCGCTGACCCTGAAGCCCGGGCACCTCTACACCCTCACGACGACCAGAGGCCAGAGCAAGGGCACCGCGACGTCCCCGGCCGAGGCCGCGCTGAAACTGCCCTACTCCGACACCTTCGACAAGCGAGCCGCCTCGAAGAGCCCTCGCTACTTCACCGACATGAACGGGGCCTTCGAGACCACGGCGTGCGCCGGCCACCGCTCCGGCACCTGTCTGCGCCAGATGGCGCCGACCAGCCCGATCCGATGGACCGACGAGCCCTACAACGCCCCGTACACCTTCATGGGCGAGGGGTCCTGGACCAACTACACCGTCACCGCGGACGCCCTGTTCAGCGAGAAGGGCACAGTGGAGCTCCTCGGCCGGGTCGGCCAGCAGGGCCGTAACAACAACGGCCTGAATGCCTACCACCTCCGCGTGAGCAACGACGGCACCTGGTCGATCGACAAGAGCGACACCACGTGGAAGTTCACCCGGCTCGCCGGAGGGCGCACGAGCACACTCGGCCTGAACAAGTGGCACACCGTCGCCTTCACCCTGCAGGACACCAAACTGACCGCCTCGGTCGACGGCAAGGAGCTCGGCAGCGTCACCGACTACTCGTTCAGCAGCGGCCGGGCCGGGCTCGGGGTGACGGGCTATCAGACTCAGCAGTTCGACAACTTCGCCCTCACCCCGGGCGCACCGTCGCGCCAGCACCTCGGCCCTGTCACCTCGGGCCTGACCGGCACCTGCCTGGCGGCGGAGAACGGATCCGACGCCGACGGCACCCGGGCCCTGGCAGGCACCTGCGACGGCAGCGCCGGACAGCAGTGGTGGTGGGGCAACGGCCAGCTGCGGCTGGGCAGTTCGACCGGCAGGTGCCTGGACGTCACCGGAGCGGGCACCGACAACGGCTCCCCGGCCGAACTGTGGGCGTGCAACGGCGGCGGCAACCAGCAGTGGGTGCCTCAGGCCGACGGCACGCTCCAAGGACAGGCTTCCGGGCGGTGCCTCGCGGTGCCCGGATCCGACGCGACGCAGCAGCTGGTGATCCAGGACTGCGACGGCACGGCGGCGAACCAGCGCTGGACCCTGCCGTAG
- a CDS encoding YihY/virulence factor BrkB family protein, which translates to MGAVQSQISSSAGVMGVRSVDRLDGRHLPLECRRCRARRLWWVSVLDEGVNVATPSSDGPQAHKGGNGGGADSPAHGDEEGHGGDAGRASRKGAVEGSSSTGAVKRTMREFKEDNLTDWAAALTYYGVLAIFPALLALVSILGLLSPSTIDSLIKNLSSIAPGSVRNILTTMLEQLKGGQGKALIALIFGVVLALWSASGYVAAFMRASNIVYDIGEGRPVWKTLPVRFAITAAVVVLLALTAVGVVFTGSLAKKMGSVLGLGDTAVTVWNIAKWPVMLILVVLIVMLLYWAAPNVKRRVRRVLPGAALAVVIWLIACALFALYVANLSSYNKTYGTFATPIVALIWLWLTNIAILLGLEFNAELERGRAIEGGLPPGDEPYAEPRDTRKL; encoded by the coding sequence GTGGGTGCCGTCCAGTCGCAGATATCCAGCTCCGCGGGTGTGATGGGGGTGCGGTCTGTCGACCGCCTCGACGGCCGGCATCTGCCGCTGGAGTGCAGGCGATGCAGGGCGCGCCGGCTGTGGTGGGTGTCGGTGCTCGACGAAGGAGTCAATGTGGCAACGCCCTCCTCGGATGGCCCCCAGGCACACAAGGGCGGTAACGGTGGTGGCGCAGATAGCCCTGCGCACGGCGACGAGGAGGGCCACGGCGGCGATGCCGGCCGTGCATCCCGGAAAGGTGCCGTAGAAGGTAGTTCGTCCACAGGCGCCGTGAAGCGCACGATGCGCGAGTTCAAAGAGGACAATCTCACGGACTGGGCAGCTGCCCTGACCTACTACGGAGTCTTGGCGATCTTCCCTGCCCTGCTGGCTCTTGTATCCATTCTGGGCCTGCTGAGCCCTTCGACCATCGACTCGCTGATCAAGAATCTCTCCAGCATTGCACCCGGGTCCGTGCGCAACATCCTCACCACCATGCTGGAGCAGCTCAAGGGCGGCCAGGGCAAAGCCCTGATCGCGCTGATCTTCGGTGTCGTCCTGGCGCTGTGGTCGGCCTCCGGCTACGTCGCCGCCTTCATGCGCGCTTCCAATATCGTCTATGACATCGGTGAGGGCCGGCCGGTATGGAAGACCCTGCCGGTCCGCTTCGCCATCACCGCGGCGGTGGTGGTCCTCCTGGCCCTGACCGCGGTCGGCGTCGTCTTCACCGGCAGCCTGGCCAAGAAGATGGGGTCGGTCCTGGGGCTCGGCGACACGGCGGTGACCGTGTGGAACATCGCCAAATGGCCCGTCATGCTCATCCTGGTCGTGCTGATCGTCATGCTGCTGTACTGGGCCGCACCCAACGTCAAACGCCGAGTCCGGCGAGTGCTGCCCGGCGCAGCCCTGGCGGTAGTCATCTGGCTCATCGCCTGCGCGCTGTTCGCTCTCTACGTCGCCAACCTCAGCAGCTACAACAAGACCTACGGCACGTTCGCCACCCCCATCGTCGCGCTGATCTGGCTGTGGCTCACGAACATCGCGATCTTGCTCGGGCTGGAGTTCAACGCCGAACTCGAACGCGGACGTGCCATCGAAGGCGGCCTCCCACCGGGTGACGAGCCGTACGCCGAGCCGCGCGACACCCGCAAGCTCTGA
- the tpx gene encoding thiol peroxidase, translated as MSTTVKFQGNPVSLAGTFPKQGDVAPEFSLVAKDLSDVSLSSFTGRKVLNIFPSVDTGVCAASVRKFNEVASGLDNTAVLCISADLPFAQGRFCGAEGLSDVVTLSTLRGREFLKAYGVEITDGPLAGLAARAVVVLDDKNKVIHSELVGDIAEEPDYDAAAALLK; from the coding sequence ATGAGCACGACCGTCAAGTTCCAGGGCAACCCGGTGAGCCTCGCCGGTACCTTCCCCAAGCAAGGGGACGTCGCGCCCGAGTTCTCTCTGGTGGCCAAGGACCTGTCGGACGTCTCGCTGTCGTCCTTCACCGGCCGCAAGGTCCTGAACATCTTCCCCAGCGTCGACACGGGCGTCTGCGCCGCGTCCGTGCGCAAGTTCAACGAGGTGGCCTCGGGGCTCGACAACACCGCGGTGCTGTGCATCTCGGCCGACCTGCCGTTCGCGCAGGGCCGCTTCTGCGGGGCGGAGGGTCTGTCTGACGTCGTCACCCTGTCCACGCTGCGCGGCAGGGAATTCCTGAAGGCGTACGGCGTGGAGATCACCGACGGCCCGCTGGCCGGTCTGGCGGCCCGCGCGGTCGTAGTCCTGGACGACAAGAACAAGGTCATCCACTCCGAGCTGGTGGGCGACATCGCCGAGGAGCCCGACTACGACGCCGCCGCGGCGCTCCTTAAGTAA
- a CDS encoding SMI1/KNR4 family protein has protein sequence MSPELNRLTEVLPRPSAPTQTPDWDAAEAALGTALPADYKELITTYAGGFVDGYLLLLEPGCANDVYDQLKISAEREEANDALWQYEDKPAEMDADGNRLVCWATTDNGEYLYWLVQPGDTPDTRPILINDESGEDWERYDMTVTQFLTAVLSGEARSQILWDEFPLEQHQFRPAREM, from the coding sequence ATGAGTCCCGAACTGAACCGGCTCACCGAGGTCCTGCCCCGGCCCTCCGCACCCACCCAGACGCCCGACTGGGACGCCGCCGAAGCCGCCCTGGGCACGGCGCTGCCCGCAGACTACAAAGAGCTCATCACCACCTACGCAGGCGGCTTCGTCGACGGCTACCTGCTGCTCCTGGAGCCGGGCTGCGCCAACGACGTGTACGACCAGCTCAAGATCTCCGCAGAGCGCGAGGAAGCCAATGACGCGCTGTGGCAGTACGAGGACAAGCCCGCCGAGATGGACGCCGATGGCAACCGCCTGGTCTGCTGGGCCACCACGGACAACGGCGAATACCTGTACTGGCTCGTCCAGCCCGGTGACACGCCCGACACTCGCCCGATCCTGATCAACGACGAGTCCGGGGAGGATTGGGAACGCTATGACATGACCGTGACCCAGTTCCTCACCGCCGTCCTGAGCGGCGAGGCCCGATCGCAGATTCTCTGGGACGAGTTCCCGCTGGAGCAACATCAATTCCGCCCTGCCCGGGAGATGTAA